DNA sequence from the Desulfomicrobium macestii genome:
AGCCGCAAGGTTTTGCGAAAATATGGCTCCCAGCGTTAGTCGTGTGGGCAGGTATTTCTATAGAGAAGATGTTAGTCATTTCAAACTTTAAATCAGGCAAGGAGATATCCATGGCCAAGGCTTTGATTGTTTTTGGTTCCACCACGGGCAACACCGAAGGTGTGGCGGACGACATCCTCAAGATTCTGAACAAGAACGGCATCCCGACCGAGGTCAAGAACGCCGCCGACGTGTCTCCGGCCGGATTGGCCGAGGGTTACGACACGGTGATCATGGGTTGCTCGACCTGGGGCGACGAGGACATCGAGCTGCAGGACGACTTCATGGACATTTTCGACAACATGGAAAAGGTCGGGCTTACCGGCAAGAAGGTTGCGGTCTTCGGGTGCGGGGACTCGTCCTACACGCATTTTTGCGGGGCCGTGGACGTCATCGAGAAGAAGGCCGAGTCTCTGGGGGCCAACATCATCGTTGGTTCCTTCAAGATAGACGGAGATCCTGAAGCCTCGGCAGTCGAGGAATGGGCCGCCGAAGTCATGCGCATGATGTAGTGATCACGCGCCCCGTCGGACCGCGTCCAACGGGGCGTTCTAGGCCGTGCCCTTGAGTGCGGCGAGGAGGACGTATGTGTTTCAAGCTTGATAACGGATCCGAGCTGTTTTCGGTGCAGGACATGCAAAAACTGAAGAAATCCGCCAGCGGGCGCATGGGGTCTAAGCATTGGGTCGACGTCAAGGCATCGTCGCCGGTCGCAAGGGATGGCAAGGAAGAAGGGCACGGTTGCGGGTGCGACGAAAATTGCGGGTGCAACGGGAAATGCGTGACGTGTAAATGCGCCGAAAAGCATGAATGGCAGGGCTTCGAGCACGATGCTGGCAAAAATCGTGGCCAGTGCGTTGTATGGGCCGACATGAGGACCGGCAGGTAGAACGAGGATCATGGTCAGCACGATGCCTACGGAGAAAAGCGTGCCTATGGTTCCCTGTCCGGAGATGACCGGTTTTGAAACGGTTGGAGGAGATGATGCTGTGTTCGACATTGTGGGGAACTGTCATGCACGATCGCAGTGGTCAAGGCCTTGTTACGGTACGCATTTCTCGTTTTTTCAGGCGGATTTAACGACAGAGTGCGTGTTCCTTTTTGGAAGGAATTCGGCCCTCGTCAAGAAGCTCAAGCCCTCCGCGCGAAAAAATCACATGGCTAGCGAGAGGTGGCCATCGACTACGCGGGTCAGATTCTTCCCTCCAAGGGCCGTCCAGCGGAGAGGTTTGTGAGCCCGGGTTTTTTGATGTGCCGGGCCGTGCACAGGGCGCGCAGATCGTCGTTCAGGATGACGGCCTGGGCCGAGGCCCTGGCAAGGTCGCCGTCGTGGGCCATGCAGATGCCGAGGTCCGCGCTGATCAGGGCCGGGGCGTCGTTGACCCCATCGCCGACCACGGCCACGTTGTATCCTTCTGCTTTTAGTTGGCAGACCACGCGTGCCTTGTCCTCGGGCGTCAGTTCCCTGCGTACGCCAATCACGCCGAGCAGGGAGCCCAGGTGCGCTTCCAGATAATCGAAGTCAAGCAACCCGTGACGCAGCACCCCGCCCTTGAGCCGGATACGGCGCGGCAGTTTATGAACCACGCGCGGGTGCTGTTTGCGGATGGCGGGCACGCCAGGAGAGGTGATCATGATGCTCCCGGGTGCCGTGTTTCGCGAAAGAGGGAGGTGGTCAGTGTTTGGGGCCGCCACGTGTCTACTCCGTGTTCACGATTTCTTTGCATTTGGGAAAACCGGCATTTCCCCGGAATTTTCTGGCGTTCGGCGCTTCTGTAAGGCTTTTCCGCAAGACCTTGCCGGTGCTTCATTTTGGGCGGCCCCGATGCGCCGCGTTATCTTTTCCGGAAATGATTTATCCTTGTTTGGCCTGGGGTCAGTCCCGGCGGGCGGAGTTTTGTTTCATGATATCAAGGCATCTGTTCACATCCTCGGCCAGTTCCTGGAAGGCGTCACCCTTGCGGAAGCGCACGGGCTGAGCGGGGAAGTTTCCTTGCGCGGCGTCTTGCAGAGTCCTACGGATCTTGCAGACCGGGCCCGCGATGGAATGGGTGCGTGCAACGGTCCAGATGACGACGCCGGCCAGCATGAAGGCCGCGATGATTCCCGCCTTGGTCCAGAACATGCTGTCGGTATCCGCCCACAGGCGGTCGTTCAGGAAATAGATGTAGAACCAGCTGGTGGCCATGGCGGTGACCAGCATGCAGACCAGGGCCATGAGCAGCATGTTTCCAGCCATGGTCAATTGGAACTTCTTGTCGATGAAGAGCTGCCGCCGCAGGATGCGTTTTACGAGGCAGCGGCAGTTCGTGTCGCACGTCTGTTCAAGAGTGGAATTCATGGGGTACTCCATTGCGCAACAGATTCAGGGTCCCGTGATGCGCAGGTCGTCAAGAGTGTTGGGAAGGCCATCGGGTCCGGCGCTTGAGAGCATGAAACGTTTGCGGTCCTCGCTTGAGGTGTAAATCAACAGAGTGTTCCAATGATCGTACCCCAGCTTGTCGGTTGGGCTTTCCTTGAAATTGGCCTTCATCCAGCTCATGAAGTCGTCCTGCTCTGGATAGCGGCCCGTCTTCATGAGCTGGTAGTCGAGCATGGTGCCAATGCTGCGTAGGTCGGCGGCGGTGGCCAAATGGCGCGCGCTCTCAACGGTTTCGTCGTAGAATCTGGTGAATTCGTCAGCATTTCCGCCGATGACGCCAATGGCAAGGCCCGCCACGAGGAGCCGCCTGATGATATCAACCATGAATGGGCCTCATCGAGTCTTATGGGTGTTTACGCATTGCTCGTTGCTTGCGCCTGACGGACGGCTCTTGCCTGAGCCTTGCGTTCCTCCCGTTTCACATGCCACAGGGCCACCGGCGACAGGCAGGACAGCACTCCGAGGATGATGGCGATGCGTTTCCAGCTTGTTTCCCAATAGTATCTGGTCTTGGTCACATAGGTATAGATATCAACAGGTTCGCCGCCGTCCTTCGGCTGGTGCCGCCAGATTCCTCCGGCGCCGCGCTGGATGCGCATGCTGTCCTCGAAGGATTTGTTGCCCTTCTTGTCCAGGGTGATGAAGCGGACCAGGGCCGTATCGCCTTCCTGTTCAACGGCAACGAATTCCTTGACCACGAAGCGGTTCTCGGTGGCAGGGGTGTTGTCGCTGTAAAGGAGGCGGTGCACGTAGGACTCGACGAAATAGGCCACGTCGTCGATGGCGGGGCGGTCTTCCTTCAGTTCAACCTTGACCCGGTCCGCCGTGCTGTGCGCAAGGGCCTGTCCTGCAGTCAGGATCACGGTGCACGCGACTATCCATAAAATCATGTTTGTCTTAGCCGTGCTTGTGGTCATGACCGTCCTCCGGGTTCAAGAAATGCTGCAGTTTGTGCTCGTCGACCTTGAGCTTGTGCTCACTCTTGAGTTGCGTATAGACCTGCTCCCAGGCTTCGCGGTACTTGGAATAGAGCAGGTCGTTGCGGACATAGGCCTTCTTTTCCTCGAAGTCCGGGGCTTCGAAGGAGGTCTTGTCCGTGACCTGGAACAGGTACCAGTCGTTCTTGATGCGCACGGGTTCGGATATCGAGTTGATTTCCAGATTCTCGATGGCCGCGCGCCAGTCAGGGCGGTAGCTGGTGATGGCCCGCTTGCCTGCGTAGCCTCCGTCCTCGCGTGTGGAGTTGTGGGTTGACAACTCCTGGGCCGCTGTCTCGAAGCTCTCCTCGCCAGCCAGGATACGTTCCCGCACAGTTTTGAGCACGTTCTTGTCGGGATTCTCGATGACACGCACGCCGTATTGGGTCGGTGGGATGTAGCTGGCGATGTTGGCGTCGAAATAGGCCCGAACTTCCTCTTCAGTCAGGGAATCGCGGTCGAGCTGGGGTACCAGGTGGTCCTGCATGACCTTCAGGAAAAGATCGGACATGAACTCATGAATTTCGGCCCGGATGCGCGGATCCTGATGCAGCTTCTCCTTTAGGGCCTTGGCGATGATCATCTCCATGTTCACGGCGTGTTCGTAGACGAACTCCGGGGTGATCCTGTCGGGGTCCTTGTTGAACCGGGAACTCTTCTTCATGATGGCCTGATGAGCCTTGAGATCCTCCAGGGTCAGGCTGCCGCCGTCAAAGGTGACCACGGCGTTGTCGTTCTTGGTCTGGTTGCAGCCTGCCAGGAAAAGCAGGCACAATATCACGAGCGCTAGATTCTTCATGTTTCTCTCCGTTATGGTTGCGGGAATCGTCCCCGTTAATTTGCACCGTACATGGCCAGCATTCCGGCCACGAGTCCCCAGGCCACGTAGCCGACCACCCCGCCCAGGACGATGATGAGCATGGGCTCGATCATGGCCGTCATGCGCGAGATCTTGTCCTGCAGGATCTTTTCGTGCAGCTGTCCCACGGTGTGCATGGCCTGGTCCATGAGCCCCGAGTGCTCGCCGATCTTGACCATGGCCTTGACCATGGGCGTGAAAAAACGGTCGCTTGCAAAAGCCGAGGACAGGGTTTCACCGGCCACGACCTTGTTGTTCATGTGCTGGATCTGCGCCCGCGCCGCTTCGTTGGTCACGGTTTCGGACGCGGCCCGCAGGGCGTCGACCAGGGTGATGCCGCTCTCGAGCAGCGCGGCCAGGGTCTTGGAGAACTGCACGATGACCCCGAAGCGGAAAATTGGGCCCAGGACCGGGATATGGATTTTGTACCTGTCATAGATCAGTCGCGAGGCGGGGATGGTCAGCATGAGCGCGAAGCCCAGGGCAGCTGCGGCCGTGGTGGCGATGATGGTCATGGCGTTTTTGGTCAGGAAGTCGGCCGTGTCGAGCAGGAACTGGGTGTTGGCGGGCAGCTTGGCTCCGCCCAGCAGGATGGCGAACTTTGGGATGACGAAAACCACCAGGAACACGACTACGACCACAGAGACGACGACCACCACCGCCGGGTAGATCATGCTGATGATCATCTTGGAGCGCAGGGCCGCCCTGGCCTCCAGGTATTCGGAGATGCGCTCCAGGACCACGTCGAGGATGCCGCCGAGTTCACCGGCGCGGATCATGTTCACGGCCACGATGGGAAAAACACGGGGGTGCTCTGCCATGGCCGAACTCAAGGGCTCACCGCCTTCGATTTTCCGGCGCACCTTCTCCAGCACGCTTTTGAGTTTTCTGTTTTCGGTCTGCTCGTGGAGGATTTCGATGGATTCGGTCACCGTCACCTGGGAGGCCATCAGCGCCGAAAACATGCGGAAGAAGAGTACGATGTCCTTGGTGCCCACCCGGCCGAGCATGGCCAGCGCGTCCCCGGCGCTGGGAGAACCGCCCGCCTGGGTCTCGGCCACGTCCGTGATCATGATCCCCTGGGCGCGCAGGCGTTCGGCGGCGGCGCCCAGGTCCGAGGCCTGCACCACTCCCCTGGCCCTGTCGCCCTTGGCGTTAAATCCGCTGTATTTGAATTGTGGCATGATCCCTTTCCTACTCGATGGTCACGCGCATGATTTCTTCGGGGGTGGTCAGTCCGGCGCGGAGCTTGGCGATGCCGTCCTCGCGCAGGGTGCGGAAGCCTTTGCGCTCGATGGCCGCATCGCGCAGGGTCTCGGGCGTGGCCGCGGCCATGATGTGATCTTTGAGACTCGTGTCCACCTCCAGCAGTTCG
Encoded proteins:
- a CDS encoding type II secretion system F family protein — its product is MPQFKYSGFNAKGDRARGVVQASDLGAAAERLRAQGIMITDVAETQAGGSPSAGDALAMLGRVGTKDIVLFFRMFSALMASQVTVTESIEILHEQTENRKLKSVLEKVRRKIEGGEPLSSAMAEHPRVFPIVAVNMIRAGELGGILDVVLERISEYLEARAALRSKMIISMIYPAVVVVVSVVVVVFLVVFVIPKFAILLGGAKLPANTQFLLDTADFLTKNAMTIIATTAAAALGFALMLTIPASRLIYDRYKIHIPVLGPIFRFGVIVQFSKTLAALLESGITLVDALRAASETVTNEAARAQIQHMNNKVVAGETLSSAFASDRFFTPMVKAMVKIGEHSGLMDQAMHTVGQLHEKILQDKISRMTAMIEPMLIIVLGGVVGYVAWGLVAGMLAMYGAN
- a CDS encoding type II secretion system protein GspG, which codes for MVDIIRRLLVAGLAIGVIGGNADEFTRFYDETVESARHLATAADLRSIGTMLDYQLMKTGRYPEQDDFMSWMKANFKESPTDKLGYDHWNTLLIYTSSEDRKRFMLSSAGPDGLPNTLDDLRITGP
- a CDS encoding HAD family hydrolase, whose amino-acid sequence is MITSPGVPAIRKQHPRVVHKLPRRIRLKGGVLRHGLLDFDYLEAHLGSLLGVIGVRRELTPEDKARVVCQLKAEGYNVAVVGDGVNDAPALISADLGICMAHDGDLARASAQAVILNDDLRALCTARHIKKPGLTNLSAGRPLEGRI
- a CDS encoding flavodoxin, translating into MAKALIVFGSTTGNTEGVADDILKILNKNGIPTEVKNAADVSPAGLAEGYDTVIMGCSTWGDEDIELQDDFMDIFDNMEKVGLTGKKVAVFGCGDSSYTHFCGAVDVIEKKAESLGANIIVGSFKIDGDPEASAVEEWAAEVMRMM
- a CDS encoding peptidylprolyl isomerase, which translates into the protein MKNLALVILCLLFLAGCNQTKNDNAVVTFDGGSLTLEDLKAHQAIMKKSSRFNKDPDRITPEFVYEHAVNMEMIIAKALKEKLHQDPRIRAEIHEFMSDLFLKVMQDHLVPQLDRDSLTEEEVRAYFDANIASYIPPTQYGVRVIENPDKNVLKTVRERILAGEESFETAAQELSTHNSTREDGGYAGKRAITSYRPDWRAAIENLEINSISEPVRIKNDWYLFQVTDKTSFEAPDFEEKKAYVRNDLLYSKYREAWEQVYTQLKSEHKLKVDEHKLQHFLNPEDGHDHKHG